TCCTCGGCCGTCGGATAGGCGGGGGGAGGAGGCAATGCGGGCCCGCAGGCGAGCCCTGCAGCTACCATCGAGATCAGCAATGCTCTTCCCATACGAGCCGGCCGAAAGCAGTGCTCGTCGACTTTCGACTTGAACGGGACGCTCTTGGATATTGCGAAGAGAGTCAAAAATCGTTGCATGATTCGTCGATCCTGGCTGGGATGAATATTATACTCTGCAACCATTCCACGTGCTGGTGTTATTTCCATGTGTGGCAGCGGGAGGAGTAAATGCGTGCATGTTGGACGAGCATCGAAAATGACGACGTTTGGCGGTTGAATGTCGAGGGCCCGTGCCTCGATGCCGCCCAGGTCGAACGATTACGTGATGCCTTGCGCAAGGCCATTTTGGCGGGCGCGCGCGGCGTCGTCATCGATCTCCAACGCGTCGACAGGCTCGATCCATTGGGACTTGCAGGACTTGCCCTGCTGCCGCGCGACGTCACGGCCACCACGCGCATTGTATTGGCTGCGCTACGACCCGAGGTGCAGGAAGCTGCATTGCTCGTGCACCTCCATGAGATTCTCGACATTTATGAGGACGCGCGAGCGGCCGCGTTCGATCTGTCGACACAGATTTGTCAACGATGAGCGGTTGGGAACGATGACCATGGTAGAGGAAACGTCGAGGCCCGAGGATGCGGGAGCGCCAATCGATCCGATGAGACTTGCCATAGCGGTATGGCAGCGGCGTTGGGTCCTTGCGGGTGCTGCCGTTATGGGCACCGTAGCCGGCGCGGTCGTCGCCAAGACGCTCGTTCCGGCGGTATTCGAGGCACGAAGCGTTATCGAATGCGATCGTTGCTCTGATCCAAGGTTCGGCGACCGAGAGCTTGCGACGCTGCAAGAAAGCGTGAAGTTGCCGCAACACATTGAAAAGGCTCGGCAAAAACTCAGCATCGACGCGACGCTCGAACGAATCGGGCGAGATGTGGAGGTGAGCGCCTCCATCGAATCAAGACTGATCCACGTGACCGCACGCGGAAAGAATGGTGAATTGGCCGCGGGACTGGCCAATGTGGTCGTGGAGGCGTTCATTGAAACGCGCCATCAGATCGAACGCGACAAACTCGATATTCATTTGCGCACGCTCATGGTCGATGCAGAAAAGGCACGCACGGCTCTCGCCGATGCCCGCACTCATTATGATCATTTCCGAAGCGAAAACAACATTGCCGATCTGCCCGCCGAGCGTCAAGCCGCCATTCAGGAAGCAGCGCGACTACGCAGTGAATTGGCTATCGCGCACGGCGAAGAGCAGGCCGAGCGAGCGCGAGCATTGGCGCTACGTCGGGCATCGAGCAAAGAACCTTCAACGGCGATACTGCAGCAAACCGAGGACTTGCCCGAGGCGAAGCGTTTGGGCGAAGCGAAGGCACAACTGACTGCCGCACGCGCTCGGCTTTCCGCGGATCATCCACGCGTCCAGGCTCTTGTCTCTGAAGTGAAGATGCTCGAGCAAAAGGTGGCCCTTGCGGAGGCAGCAATTACAACGGAGCGAAAGGTAGGGCGCAATCCGCAATGGGAATTGGCACAGCAGGGCATTCTGACAGCAAATGCAAGCCAAGAGGCCGCAAGCTCACGCCAGGCGACGTACGAAAAACTCGTGCAAAGCGCCGCGCAAGCCGTGGCTCGATTGTCGAGCATCGAGGGTCGGGCGTCGGTGCTACTATCGAATTTGCAAAATGCTGAACGACATGCGGCAACGGTCGAGCTAGATTTGAAACTGGCCGAGGACGCGGCCAGAATGCCTTCGACAGGATTGCGTATCCTCGCCGCGGCGCGCGCGCCGTTGCGCCCTGTGAAATCGACGCGTAGGATCGTAGCGCTTCTTGGACCACTCATGGGAGCCTTGATTGCGGCAATATGCGTTCTGCTGGGTGAATTACGAGGACTTCGTATACATACCGCAGCCGAGCTTGCTTTTTGGAGCAAGAGGCCCGTCCTTTTTGCATCACGTTGGCCTCGTGTGCCGGGCGCATTGACCGATACCGTCACCGAACTGTTTGGACCTTTGCGAGAGTCAACGGGCAAAACATTGGTGCTCGGGGTAAGTGCTCTCGAGCTTCCGCACGCACATGCACTCGTCAACGCGCTTCAGGAGGAACTCGACCATCGCAGTGCGGCATCTTGCGATCGTCATTCGGGAACCATCGAGGTGCTCACACGCTGCGCGCCCGCGGCGAACGTGCGACAAGCGGTACGTGAGGCCGACCGCGTGCTCGTGATTGTCGCATCGGGGAAACATTCCGCACCTGCAATACAGGCATTCGTTACGAGAATCGCTCCCGCTGCGCTCATTGGCTTCATCCTGCTGGATGTACGCGAGGAACTTGCAATGTTGCCCGACGTGGTTGGGGATGCCCATGCATTTTGGAATGAACGCCGCTCGAGCTCAGCGCGAAGCATCGAGCAACAGGCCGGCCAAATACGTGTCAAAGCCACATCATAGCGGTCAACACGTCATTGAATCAATTTTGCCGCTCGGAGCTGGCCTTCAGCCCGCGTTTCGAACACCACGAAGTAAAATACCAAAGAACTTCAGATCGTTCACGAGATAACGGCGCCACATGCGGCGCGGCTCTCGAACGAGACGATAAAGCCATTCCAAACCCGCGCGGGACATCCACGATGGTGCACGCTTCGTTGCACCGACCATGAAGTCGAGCGAGGCGCCTACCCCGAGAAAGACAGCGGGCTTCAATTCGCTCGCAACCTGGTGAATGAATAGTTCTTGTTTGGGAGAACCGAAAGCAACCAGCACCAGATCGGGACGCGCTATCCTGATGGCCGAGGCGACTCGAGCATTCTGCGCCCAATTACCAATTTGAACCATCGGGGCATCGGTACCCGCAACGTTGACGCCATATTGTTCACGTAGCAGCGTAGCCGCCTTTTCGGCGATTCCTGGGCCTGCGCCAAGCAGGTACACGCGCCAGCCGCGTTGGGAGGCACGGCATAGCAGAGGCATCACGAGGTCCGAGCCCGAAATCTTTTCCGGCAACCGAGCTCCCAATAGCCTCGATGCCCATACGAGAGGCTGGCCGTCGACCAGCGACAAGCTCGCCGCTCGATATGCATTGCGAAACGCCAGATTGCTTTCAGCATTGACGACGTGATCGACGTTCGGAGTAAACACCATTCCACCTTGCCGAGCAATCACGAGACGCTCGATCTCGTCGAGTGCTTCCGTGAACGTAATGACGTCGATATCTACGTGGCCTATCCTGAGTCGAGATCGCGTGTGGCTCATATCCTATCGCTCCGGCTGATCGTGCCAATGTCGATCTTGCCAAAACCGTGCGCGCAAAATGCGCACGCCCCCTAGAGCTCCGCCCAATTTGGCGACAACTGCCGCACGATCGTCGGCCGTGAGGCCGAAGTGCCAGGAACCCGCAGCGGCAAGGAGGAAGGCAATGATGGCTTCGGCAAAAAATACGAGCACATTCGATTGAAACCCGAGGGTGGGAATCACTTGACACAAGGTGCCGAAAGCCAGGAGCGGCGCTGACGCGCGAAATGCAGGAACGAGCGTTTCACGCACCAGCTCTGCTGTAGTCATTCCAACTTCCCGTGCAGCCCATGGCCAAAGAAAGCACCAACCAACGATCAACGCCGGCACGAGCGAGCCGAGAGCTGCGCCTATGGGATCATGAAGCCATCGCACCAAGACGAAGCTCATTGCTACGTTGGCCAGCGCTTCGATGACGAGCAATAGGGCGAGCCGCGTTTCCTGGCCACTCATCAAAAATACGGCTTTCGAGACGCCATGCGTGAGAATGGTTGAATAGCTCCAGACGAGCAGAGTCCTGCTCAACAAAACGACTTCAGGCCCCGCAGCTCGACCGCCCGTGAGCAACCCGAGCAAGCCTTCGAGAAATAAAATGCATAGAAAAAAGAGCGGGGTCGTGATCAGCGCATTCAATCGAATTCCCCGCAAGAAAAACCGCTGCCAGTTCGCACGATGACCTTCCCCGTGAAGAGCAGCGGCTGCAGGTGCTAGCGCGGCCGGCAGTTGCCGCGTAAATATTGACAATAATTCGGGGATTTTTGCTCCCACGTGGTACGCGGCGACAGACGAGACGGACAGGAGCGCACCCACCAAAAGCCGATCCGTTTGAGCCACTACAATTCCCGTGATGACCACGAGGTAGGCGAGCGTCGAAAATCTTACGATGCCGCGAAGGACGGACCAGGACACATGTCGTATGCCGATACGAACCTCGGGCATGGCGCGTAATGCGGAGATGACGAGTACGGCGCCGACCACCACGATGCACGCGAACTGCACGCCAATAATGAGAGACAATCCCCAATGCCTGTGCAGCGCGACCATCAGCAATGCAAAAGATACGATTCCTCCAACGGTGCTTGCGCGATCGGCAAATGCCATGCGCTGCTGGCCATAATGAACTTCACGAAACATTTCGAGCGGGAACATGGCGGCCATGCCGACGACGAATACGCGCCAAGCGAGGCGAAAGCTGCCTTGATTGGCGGAGGACACATCAATGGCTCGCAGGAGCGGATCCGTGGCCATGAAACCAACGGCAACGACGATGGCAGCACAGACACAATTGCAAAACAGCACAGACGATAGCAGGCGACCGAGTAAGTTCCAATCTTTGCGTTGAATGAGCTCGGCCGTGTGTTTTTTGACGGCGACGCCCATTCCGAGATCGAGAAGAACGCCGTACCCGAGAAAGCTCCATACAAGACCATAAAAACCAAGCTCTTCGGTGGTAAATTCGGTGCAAATGAGCCGGAACGAAATCACACCAAGAATCAAACGAACCGTACTGCGCACATATCCAGACGCGGAATTGCTCCACACCCGGCGCTCGACACCGCCACTGCCACGCCATCCCTTCTCGGAAGCTTTGCCGCAAGAATCAATATGAACAAGTTTCACAAGGGCTCCACCCGACCAAGAAGCCGACCACTTTCAGGGACCACGCGACGAGCCTCGGGCGCCACACGCGACGACACGGCTTCGCCGGCTACGAGTTTCGATCGTTCGAAACTTGAATTGCCCCCGAACGCGTCTCGACGACACCAGCCTGACTTCTCCTCTTGTTCGTTGCAATCGGTATTTCTGACGAATCGTCAGTGTGGCAAGGACGGTGCTTACCAAGGGAACCATGCGTGCTCGGCTTGCTTTGCCGAGGAAAACGTCCGCCTCACCGATTGATTCACTTGCGATATGGACGGCTTGCTCCGTCTGCGGGCGGCAGTCGCTTGCGACGAACACATGCATTCGTCGTGGCCGAGCAACGATGCGCCGCAAAACGACGCTGATTTTTCTTGCCGGTCTCTATTTTTATTCCACGCTTTCCGTAACCGTCGCGTTGTCTTGAAATTGCCGCTTGGACGGCCAGGGAGCAATGATGCGTTCCTCGCTCGTATGCGCACGGCTTCAACCATTGACTCGTATGCAATGCACGAATGTGCTTCGCAACTCGCAGCGAAAGAGCCAATCGAAGAAAATTCGAGGATGACGTGATGAGTCCCTTCTCTATGCACAAGAGACTTCGACAATGGCTCCGGTGCCGCACTTCTGCCATTCTGAAGCCAAACACGCCCATGGGCGAGCTGTCGGAGGCCGAGCACCGCACTATTTTCGCCCTGCTTCAGGTCATTACGAACGATTCGACGCTGGAGGCCTCGCCGTACCGCCAATTGATCGATGAAAAAACACGCGCCACGCCAGGTGTACTCGATGCATATCGACGCGCTGCACATCTCTTGGACGAATCGAGCCATAGGCATTATCGAAAAAATTATTCGAAGCTATCGATGAAAGATCGTGATCGGCTCTTGCATTGGCTCCTCATTGCATATCCACACCATGAGCGTTTACCCGTGTGGCTGCGTCGCGTCCGCATCTCGCCACACAAACTGAGTCTGCTTGCGGAGACGGGCGCAATTCGCTCACTTCGCCACCATGTCATGCCGGAGCTATTGTCCTGGTATTACACGACGGCGCGTGGGTGGGCCGTCGTAGGATGGAATGAATTTCCAGGGAAAGCGCGGGTGGGATGATGGAACGCACCGAAGTGGCAATCGTCGGCTCGGGTCCCTTGGGAGCAGCAGCAGCCAAAGTCTTGATCGATGCGGGAACACGCGTGACCATGCTCGAGGCTGGTAAGCGGCCGACTTCGGATCGATTCAGCCTGCTCGAACGCGCCGTACGTCGAGAAATTCCGTGGAATTTCAGACCGTGGCGCTATGAATCGGTCGGCGACGACCTCGATATGAATACGTTTGCCATCCGAATGCTCGGTGGAAGCAGTTTGGCCTGGGGAGCCGTCACGCCGAGATTCCTCGAAAACGACTTTCGTCTGCGATCGCGTCATGGCATCGGGCGCGATTGGCCCATTGATTACGACGACCTCGAGCCGTATTATCTAGCGGCTGAGCGCTTGATGGGAGTGGCAGGCAGCGACGATACTGCATGGTGGCCGCGACGGAGCGCTCCCTATCCAATGCCGGCATTTTCCCATGTCGAACACCGACAAATTCGTCAAGAGCGGCTGCGACAAACTCGGTATTCCGCTCGTGCCCGTACCGGTGGCGCGAAATAGCGTCGATCACCTCGGGCGTCCCAAGTGTGCCCATTATGCCGTGTGCCGCGCTTGCCCCATTGGAGCGATGTACGCGTCCGACATGACCGTCAACGCACTCGAAAAACACAGCCGATTCACATTGAAGCTCGGCGCAAGTGTCGTCCGAATCGAAAAGGATTCATCCGGCGCAGCCCATCGAGTGGTGTGGATGGACGAGGACCACGTCGAACACGCCATCGAGGCCGATCGCATCATTCTGGCTGTCCAGGGCGTGGAAACGGTGCGCCTACTACTCGATTCGGGTTTGGCGAATGAAAACGGTCAACTCGGTCGCGGACTCATGGAACACCCAAAGTTTTACGTGATGGGTCGAGTCGCGCCGGTTCTCGATGCTCATCGATACGGATTCTGAAACGGCAACGACACTGCTTTTTCATGATCACCCAAGACGCGGCGAATATGCCGGCGGACGGTTGATGGTGCGGGAAGGGGGCAGGTCCGAGCCCCGCCGAAATTGCTCGAACGAGCGGCTTGTGGGGTAAAGCGCTCGCTGACGAAATCCGTGAGGTATTCGGCCATTACGTGACGCTCGGTGCGTTTCTGGAACAGCTTCCTTACGACGACAATCGCGTTACGCTTTCGGATACGATGAAGAACGAGCTTGGGCGTCCGGCGGCAAAAATCGAATTCAATTTGATGCGCGACTACGAGACGAAAGGGTACCTTGCCATGAAGCGCGAAATCGAGCGTATCATGGACGCCCTCGGTGCAACCGACGTGCGCGTCATCATGGAGCCCTCCATTGGCGGACATTACATGGGCACACATCGCATGGGACACGACCCTGAAACGTCCGTAACCACGGATCGTCTCGAATGCCATTCCGTAAAAAACCTTTTTCTTGCGAGCTCTGGCGCGTTCCCGACCGGCGGCATCAGCAATCCGACGCTCACCGGAGTCGCCCTCACCATGCGAATGGCCGATTACATTTTGGGGCGCATTTAATCACAGTTTGCTCCTTACGTCGCCATTGACGCCCCACGCGCAGCTCGATACAGAGCGTGCATGCGCAGACGAATCTTCGCTTCATCCACCGCAAAATGCGTCCTGCTTTTCGCAAGCGTCGGCATCGCCCTGCTCGGCATGCGAAACGCTTCCGGCGAATCGACCGACGACGGCGTGCCCTCGGGCATGGTTGCACACGTCACGGGCGGCGTTTGCCCCGCTGGGTGGGCGCCAGCAAGCAACGTCGAAGGACGCATCGTCGTTGCCACTGCCGAGGGGAAAGACGTGGGCGTGCAAGTGGACACGCCGCTGGGCGACCAGGAAGATCGCACCCATAGTCATACCTACAAGGGCGACGTCGTGCTCCCGGCGAAATCGATTGCGGCCGCCGACGGAGCAAACGTCGAAGGAGCAAAAGCACAAACGTATTCGATCAGCGGAACGACGAGCGCCGGGCCATCGGGGCTTCCTTTCGTACAGGTGACGGCATGCATCAAGCAATGAAATACTTGTCTCCGCTTGTTTTGGGCCTATTCCTTTCATCTTGCGCCACGGGTGACACCATCGGCAATTCAACGATTGGAAGCGGCGGAAATGGCGGCAGCGGCGGAAATGGCGGCAGCGGCGGCTCGGCAAATGCTCGAAGCGACGCAATTCCGCAAAATGGCATCGGCTTTTTCCAAATGCCAGCTTGCCCCGCAGGCTGGCAGCCCTTCAAAGCAGCAGCGGGCCGCGCCATTTTGCCTACGATTGGAGCAGCTCCCGGGGGCTCCACCGTCGGCGAGCCCCTCGCGAGCGGCGAAGAACGCTTGCATTCGCACGAAGTCAATGGCTCGCTCGATTTGATCGATATCTCCTATGCGGGAATTGCCAGCGGCGGCAATACAGGCGTCGCCAAAGCCGGGTCGATTACGTTCACGACGACGTCGGATACCGCTTCCGCAGGAATTCCTTACGTGCAGCTTCTGGCGTGCAAGAAAACGGCGTCGCCGGAAGCTGGTGCAAAACCATTGCCAACAGGAATGCAGCTCTTTTTCGATGCGGCAGCCTGCCCCAATGGCTGGAAGCAAGCTCCAACGACACAGGGACGTTTCATCGTTGGGCTACCGAAAGGAGCGCCGGCCGATGTGTCCTTCGGTGGCGAACCCCTTTCGAGCGCCGCACCTCGCGAACACACGCACGGGAACGAAATCGCGCTCGAAACGACCTCACACGGCATTGCCCTCGCCGCCGGATGCTGCGGGTCGGGTTATGCCAAAAATGCGACGTATTCGGCCATCGAGGACACAAAAGGCGCGGATGCAGCCCTTCCGTGGATCGAGCTATTGCATTGCGAAAAATTTTGAAGGCAGGTCTAGATCTGGACGCTCGCTTCGCGCGTGTGAGACACGCGCTTCGCGAGGCTAGTCACGATGGGGGGCTCGCAGGCGGCTCTATAAGTCTTTTGGGTCTACGACCCAAAAGACGAGCCGACTGCTCTGCCCCCCATACCCCCGGCCTAATCAAAATTCGTTAGCCCCAAACAATTCAATTCTTGAACGCGCCGCGATCCCAAGTGCCGGCCATGGGTCGTAAAGACTGGTAAATATCCGTCGTCACGGACCCGTATGCAGCCACGTTGTACACGTTTTTCCCGGTTTCGTCGGCCTTGCCAGCCGCCCCCGTGTTGATGCGGAAATCCCCGGATGCAGCATTGAAAAACACCGCCGCGGCCGACGTCATGTTGGTCGTATCGTTGTTCAGATTGATCGGCGACGGCGTCGGCTGAGCGAGCGCATTGTTCGAGAAACCAAAGACGAGATTGTTCTCGGCTGAATCGAAGGAAACGCCACTTCCCGCGCCAAGCGATACGCCCGTACCCGTACCAACCAGGTTGAACAAGATGTTGTTCGTCATGCGCCAGCGCATCTTCCCATTGTTGGACGCGGCCGTACCTCCAACACCGGATTCTGCCCCGAGAAGCGTATTGTTCGTCAGGATGGTGGTAAAATCGACGCCGCCATTCTGGCCCGCCAGGAAAATGACATAACCACCGCTGTTCGCCGTCTCGAGCAAGTTGTTCTTGAGCAACAGACTTCCAGCATCGGCCGTATTCGGACCGAATCCATTCACGACGAACGCTTGGCCATTGGTCTTGCCCTGCGCGCACATGCGGTTCGAATCCATGATCACGGCGCCTTTTTGATACCCAAAACCAATGGCCCGCAGCGGCGTTGCATTGGCAGCCCCCGAGTAGACGTCGTTGCCAACGAGCGTCAATGACGCACCGGGACACGCCGTCGCATCGATGGCACTCGATTGCGTCGTCACGCCGCTCGCAAACACCGCTTCGACATAATTACGCA
Above is a window of Polyangiaceae bacterium DNA encoding:
- a CDS encoding WecB/TagA/CpsF family glycosyltransferase, which translates into the protein MSHTRSRLRIGHVDIDVITFTEALDEIERLVIARQGGMVFTPNVDHVVNAESNLAFRNAYRAASLSLVDGQPLVWASRLLGARLPEKISGSDLVMPLLCRASQRGWRVYLLGAGPGIAEKAATLLREQYGVNVAGTDAPMVQIGNWAQNARVASAIRIARPDLVLVAFGSPKQELFIHQVASELKPAVFLGVGASLDFMVGATKRAPSWMSRAGLEWLYRLVREPRRMWRRYLVNDLKFFGILLRGVRNAG
- a CDS encoding GMC family oxidoreductase, producing MMERTEVAIVGSGPLGAAAAKVLIDAGTRVTMLEAGKRPTSDRFSLLERAVRREIPWNFRPWRYESVGDDLDMNTFAIRMLGGSSLAWGAVTPRFLENDFRLRSRHGIGRDWPIDYDDLEPYYLAAERLMGVAGSDDTAWWPRRSAPYPMPAFSHVEHRQIRQERLRQTRYSARARTGGAK
- a CDS encoding GMC family oxidoreductase, whose amino-acid sequence is MSNTDKFVKSGCDKLGIPLVPVPVARNSVDHLGRPKCAHYAVCRACPIGAMYASDMTVNALEKHSRFTLKLGASVVRIEKDSSGAAHRVVWMDEDHVEHAIEADRIILAVQGVETVRLLLDSGLANENGQLGRGLMEHPKFYVMGRVAPVLDAHRYGF
- a CDS encoding oligosaccharide flippase family protein gives rise to the protein MKLVHIDSCGKASEKGWRGSGGVERRVWSNSASGYVRSTVRLILGVISFRLICTEFTTEELGFYGLVWSFLGYGVLLDLGMGVAVKKHTAELIQRKDWNLLGRLLSSVLFCNCVCAAIVVAVGFMATDPLLRAIDVSSANQGSFRLAWRVFVVGMAAMFPLEMFREVHYGQQRMAFADRASTVGGIVSFALLMVALHRHWGLSLIIGVQFACIVVVGAVLVISALRAMPEVRIGIRHVSWSVLRGIVRFSTLAYLVVITGIVVAQTDRLLVGALLSVSSVAAYHVGAKIPELLSIFTRQLPAALAPAAAALHGEGHRANWQRFFLRGIRLNALITTPLFFLCILFLEGLLGLLTGGRAAGPEVVLLSRTLLVWSYSTILTHGVSKAVFLMSGQETRLALLLVIEALANVAMSFVLVRWLHDPIGAALGSLVPALIVGWCFLWPWAAREVGMTTAELVRETLVPAFRASAPLLAFGTLCQVIPTLGFQSNVLVFFAEAIIAFLLAAAGSWHFGLTADDRAAVVAKLGGALGGVRILRARFWQDRHWHDQPER
- a CDS encoding STAS domain-containing protein, which codes for MRACWTSIENDDVWRLNVEGPCLDAAQVERLRDALRKAILAGARGVVIDLQRVDRLDPLGLAGLALLPRDVTATTRIVLAALRPEVQEAALLVHLHEILDIYEDARAAAFDLSTQICQR
- a CDS encoding GMC family oxidoreductase, with the protein product MWGKALADEIREVFGHYVTLGAFLEQLPYDDNRVTLSDTMKNELGRPAAKIEFNLMRDYETKGYLAMKREIERIMDALGATDVRVIMEPSIGGHYMGTHRMGHDPETSVTTDRLECHSVKNLFLASSGAFPTGGISNPTLTGVALTMRMADYILGRI